The nucleotide sequence CACCGCCGCGTAGCTGGTCACGAGCAGGCCGACGGCGGCCTCGTCGACCGAGAGCCCGTCGGCGATCTCCGGCAGCAACCCGATCGGGATCGTCTCAGCCGTGACGTACACGAACGTGGACGCGCCGAGCGCGGCCAAAGCGGCACGATGATTCACCGGAACAGAATAAGCTCGCCGTCTGAGCAAAAAGAAGGGAGCGGCGTGTGACAACCCGCTCGGCCCAGCTCCTGCGGCTGGTCCACGCCCGGCCGGGCATCACCCGCGCCGAGGCCGCCCGCCTGCTCGGCGTCAGCACGGGCGCGGCCACCGAGCTGGTCGGCCGGCTCACCGCGGCCGAGGTCCTCACCGAGGGTCCGGCCGCGCCGAGCGGCGCGCGCGGCCGTCCCACGACCGTCCTGCTCCCGCACCCGGCCGGTCCGCTGGTCGCGGCCGCGTCCATCACCTCCGAGAACTTCCAGGTCGACGTCGTAGAGCTGGGCGGAACGGTGGTCGGCAGCGTCTCGGCGAACCACGGCGACCGCGACCCGGCCCCGGTGTTGGCCGCGGTCACCGACGCGATCCGCGCCCTGACTCCGGAGAACACCCGCCTCCGGGGCGTCGGGATCGCGATCACCGGGCCGGTCTCCCGCGACCAGCGGGTCGACTCGTCCGGGCTCGGCTGGCACGGCGTCGACCTCCGACCACTGAAAGGCGAGGCCGACGTCTTCGTCGCCGGAAACGACGCGATGCTGGCGGCGGCGGCCGAATCCGGACGCGGAGCCGCGGCCGAAGCGTCGATCGCGCTGCACGTCCGGGTCGCGGCCGGCATCGGCGGCGGGATCATCGCCGGCGGGCGCATCGTGACCGGGGCGCTCGGCGCGGCCGGCGAATTCGGCCACCTCCCGTTCGGTGACCCGCGCCGGCGCTGCTCGTGCGGCGCGTCCGGCTGCTGGGGCAACGAGGTCGACGGCACCGCGCTGGCCCGCCTGCTCGGACGTCCGGCTCCTCCGGACCCGATCGCCTACGCCCGGCGGGTCATCGCGTCCGACGACGCGGACGCCAGAGCCGCCACCCGGACGGTCGCGGCCGAGCTCGGGCGGGGAATCGCGGGGCTGGTCAACGGGCTCGACCCGGACCTGGTGACGGTCGGCGGCCTCGGCGTCGAGCTGCTGGAGGCCGCGCCGGACGCGGTGCAGAATGCCTATCGCGACGGGCTGATGACGTTCCGGCGCGGCAGCGCCCCGCCGGTCGTGGCGGCCGCGCTGGGCGACGACGGCCCGATAGTCGGTGCGGCCGAGGAGGCCTGGGGCCTGGTCCTCGACGAGGTGGTCAGCCGGCTTCGCGGTCCGGCGTGACCTCGAACACCTGGTCGAGGCCGGTCAGCGTCATCGGCCGGCGCACGACGTTCGGCGGCGACACCACGCGCAGCCAGCCGCCGCGCTCCACCGCTTCCTGGTGCAGCCCGACCAGCCGGCCGAGGCTCGTGGAGTCCACGAACGTCAGCGCGGCGGCATCGACGATGACGTTGCGGTAGCCCTCGTCGAGCGCGTCGTGCAGCTCGGCCAGGAGCGCCTCGTCGGCCAGGGCAGTCCAGTCACCGGCAACCGTCGCGGTGACCGTCTGACCGTCGGGGTGCCGATGCACGTCATGGGTCAACGAGTCCTCGGTCATGGCCCATCCATCGCCACCCGAGGGGCAATTCAAACGTTCCCGGACAGGTGCCTCACGGCCAGTGACGCGAACACCATCGCGGTTCCCAGCGGGACGCCCGGCGCCGGGTAGACCGCCCCGACGACGCTCGCCGACGCGTTACCGGACGCGTACAGTCCGTCGATCACCGAGCCGTCCGGACGCAGCACCCGGCCGTGCGCGTCGGTGACCAGGCCGCCCTTGGTACCGAGGTCGGAGAGCACGAACCGGGCCGCGGTGAACGGCGGGGTGTCGAGCGGCACCAGCGTCGGCCCGCCGGTGAAGAACGTGTCGTATTCGTCCCGGTCCCGGCCGAAGTCGGGGTCGACGCCGTCGGCCGCGAACCCGTTGAACCGGTC is from Cryptosporangium phraense and encodes:
- a CDS encoding ROK family transcriptional regulator; the encoded protein is MTTRSAQLLRLVHARPGITRAEAARLLGVSTGAATELVGRLTAAEVLTEGPAAPSGARGRPTTVLLPHPAGPLVAAASITSENFQVDVVELGGTVVGSVSANHGDRDPAPVLAAVTDAIRALTPENTRLRGVGIAITGPVSRDQRVDSSGLGWHGVDLRPLKGEADVFVAGNDAMLAAAAESGRGAAAEASIALHVRVAAGIGGGIIAGGRIVTGALGAAGEFGHLPFGDPRRRCSCGASGCWGNEVDGTALARLLGRPAPPDPIAYARRVIASDDADARAATRTVAAELGRGIAGLVNGLDPDLVTVGGLGVELLEAAPDAVQNAYRDGLMTFRRGSAPPVVAAALGDDGPIVGAAEEAWGLVLDEVVSRLRGPA
- a CDS encoding STAS domain-containing protein yields the protein MTEDSLTHDVHRHPDGQTVTATVAGDWTALADEALLAELHDALDEGYRNVIVDAAALTFVDSTSLGRLVGLHQEAVERGGWLRVVSPPNVVRRPMTLTGLDQVFEVTPDREAG